A window of Sphingobium herbicidovorans contains these coding sequences:
- a CDS encoding CarD family transcriptional regulator → MAAKALSFDVGDYVVYPKHGVGRVVELQKEQIAGMELELYVLRFEKERMTLRVPTNKAEGVGMRKLSSNKTLEEAIETLKGKPKVKRTMWSRRAQEYEAKINSGDLVSIAEVTRDLFRADDQPEQSYSERQIFEAASSRLARELAAMEETDEPSALQKILRILNEAAPKYVKVEG, encoded by the coding sequence ATGGCTGCCAAGGCGCTGTCCTTTGACGTAGGTGATTATGTTGTTTACCCCAAGCACGGCGTAGGTCGCGTCGTCGAACTGCAAAAGGAGCAGATCGCGGGCATGGAATTGGAGCTGTATGTGCTCCGGTTCGAAAAGGAGCGCATGACGCTTCGCGTGCCGACCAACAAGGCCGAAGGGGTCGGCATGCGCAAGCTGTCGTCGAACAAGACCCTGGAAGAAGCTATCGAGACGCTCAAGGGCAAGCCGAAGGTGAAGCGCACCATGTGGTCGCGCCGCGCGCAGGAATATGAAGCGAAGATCAATTCGGGCGACCTGGTGTCGATCGCCGAAGTGACGCGCGACCTGTTCCGTGCGGACGATCAGCCCGAGCAGAGCTATTCGGAGCGGCAGATTTTCGAAGCCGCGTCGAGCCGACTCGCTCGCGAACTGGCCGCGATGGAAGAAACCGACGAGCCGAGCGCGCTGCAGAAGATCCTGCGCATCCTGAACGAAGCCGCACCCAAATATGTGAAGGTGGAAGGCTGA